DNA from bacterium:
ATATCAAAAAGAATGGACGGGAAGATGTTGGTAAATGTTCCCCAATTAAAACAAGCGGGGGCTAAAGCACTTTCGGATGACGGTCAACCTGTTGCAAGTAATAAATTAATGAGAAACGCCCTTATTAAGGGTAGAGAATATGGTATCCTGGTCAATCCCCATTGTGAAGAATCGGAATTATATCGTCAAAGAATGATAGAGAAATTAGGGAGACAGTTTGCATTACTTGAACCATATACCGCCGAGGATAGATTTATTGAGCGTGATATTAAATTAGCGGAGGAGACGGACGCAAATATTCATATTTCACATGTTAGTCTTGCGGCATCGGTAGAAAAAATTGCACAAGCAAAAAAACGAGGGGTAAAAATTACGGCAGAAGCAACACCACATCACTTTATTCTGTCAAAAGAGAATGAAAAGGAGATAGGGACTAATGCAAAAGTAAATCCTCCACTAAGAGCTAAAGAGGATGTAGAAGCAATAAAAGAGGGTTTGTCAAACGGCATAATTGATATTATTGCCAGTGACCATGCTCCTCATACACCGACAGAAAAAACTGTTCCGTGGGAGCAAGCCCCTTTTGGAATTATTGGTTTAGAAACGACTTTAGGTTTAGTCCTTACTTATTTAGTTAAGCCAGGTATTTTAACGCTCAAACAAGCAATTGAAAAAATGACTATCTTGCCAGCTAAAATTTTTGGACTTGCAGAGGCTGGATTTGGAAGTCTTACACCAAATATATCTACAGATATAACCATAATAGACTTAGAGAAAAAATGGAAGGTAGATGTTGATAAATTTTATTCAAAGGGAAGAAACTGCCCCTTTAACGGTTGGGAACTTCAAGGGAAAGCAACCACGGTCATAGTTAAAGGTCAAGTTATAATGAAAGATGGACATATTTTATAACGGTTCAGCCACTG
Protein-coding regions in this window:
- a CDS encoding dihydroorotase → MKLLIKKGLILQPGGRGVTDELDILIEDYKVKKIDRDIVNEDALIIDAKNKLVVPGLIDVHVHFRQPGQEYKENIYTGSCAAVSGGFTTVIAEPNTNPPIDTASRFKNILEIAREQSLVHFFSKACISKRMDGKMLVNVPQLKQAGAKALSDDGQPVASNKLMRNALIKGREYGILVNPHCEESELYRQRMIEKLGRQFALLEPYTAEDRFIERDIKLAEETDANIHISHVSLAASVEKIAQAKKRGVKITAEATPHHFILSKENEKEIGTNAKVNPPLRAKEDVEAIKEGLSNGIIDIIASDHAPHTPTEKTVPWEQAPFGIIGLETTLGLVLTYLVKPGILTLKQAIEKMTILPAKIFGLAEAGFGSLTPNISTDITIIDLEKKWKVDVDKFYSKGRNCPFNGWELQGKATTVIVKGQVIMKDGHIL